CCAATCAAAAAAGGAGATCTTGGTAGATATTTTAGACTCCTATAAATTTATCCTCAATCGGACTAACTTTATTGAATATGTAACAATGTCCCATATGAAAATTATTCAGATCACGCCACTGCATATAATCATGAGAAATCGAGTTTAACCCCTTATTTCTAACCAATAACAAAAGTATATAATTGAAGATGCTTTCCTCACTATTCAGtcttcttctatatctaatACAGTTAGCAAAACCACCGAATGTCAAGCATATCTTTGATTGATGCATCTCTACAAATAAAATAGAAGCAAGCTCGGGGAAAACCTTTGCCAAACATTTACTACCATATCAAGTGTCGTCTCAAAATTAATCGAACTTCCATCATCCACAATAAAAAATGAATGCTCTCAATAAACCTTTCACATAGCATAATACCATCATAAATGTTGTATCCCACGGGTCTATAAAAATTCTTGGTGAACCAACCAAATTTATTCTGAccatatttttacatttaatcaatttagcCCAAATATTTTCTTGTTCAAATGTAAATTTACTACATCATTTGGATAATAagactttattaaaaaaaaataagatcgCAGATTTCCAGTCTCCCtactcttttattaatttaacattatttcaatTCACTAAATGAGAAATCAGACGATTCCCATGCGATTGTCTAATTCATCATTTTCTCATCTAATGAGTTGaaataagattaaattaataaaatagcaTAGTACGAATTCTCTATATTCTTACTTTTAATAAACTTTATTATTCAAAATGGTGTAGCATGTGTTAATGTAAATTAGtgaatatattattcaaaagcaaaataaaacaattatatattctcTATCTTGATATAAGTAGAGTTTGATTTTGGGTTTCTTAAGATTTTATTCAAAttgtttaataaagaaaatgagttatttgagatttttttataaatgattaaaatgtaaatttaataaaggtaatatatattaatattttagttgataataatataatataacagaaaaagaagaattttacaaaattcaacctcaaaaaaactaaataaccaTATATGGAGATGAAATCGATcacttgttaaattatttttacattgttAAGAGTAACTAGttctaaagattttttttatatccaaGTTTTTGGATAGTTgtggtgaaatttgaaatgagacAGCTGATATGACATTAATACATATTTGTGTTACAATCTGATTATTTTATAGTAAACTATTTAGTTGAAGAGATCGTTAAATCTTCAATGACTATAGTCGTCAAATTCATATGATTtataatgctattattatgaaACATTCTGATATTCGTTCTGGAAAACGCAATGATAAGATTTAGAATTTACTCGGGTTAAaacttttcataaaatttatccgggctacaatgataataatatcaaacaaacaaaatatacctagtTTATTATCGCTAACCCTTTCAGCGACGGAAAACTATCATCGTTATTGTCATTTACATACAAAATGTTTTGGGCTACCTTGACTATATTTGTACATAAATTAACCCTTGTCGAAAAGTTATTCGTTCTTATTGGGAATCTAGGAGCTCGATATAatgtgtttatattattttattattttatatttttttttattttctcatactgataatttttatatatagaccattttaaaaataaaataataaacctAGATGAACCAGCTCAAGTGGGCGGACACATTCAATTTTCACTAAAATACAACTCCATGTGCATACTAGACTTTTGCAAATTTATTAGTCTTTCTTTTTAAATCATTATCACTTTATCTACCCATTCATTAATTATCCACCctttcatcaatcaaattatctagtatattaattaaaatattttttattaaaataattattttataattacatataatacttttaaaaatcattttcataGTACTTATTATACAAAAGGATTGAATCAAATTAATCCAAATGTTAAATGTTAATAATCAAACCCTAATAAAAATGTAGCAACTTTAATTCACAATAAGGCCAAGAAAATCACCAGCAGATCTACCCATAATATTAGCAAATTCATTAAAACTAATAACACCGTCACCGTTAACATCTGCCTCCGTCATCATTTCCGTCAATTCCTTAAAAGTCAAAGGATGACCCATCTTCGCCATCTGACCCGCTAATTCCACTGCCGTAATTTGACCGTTACCGTCGCGATCAAACGACCGGAAAACTTCCATCAACTGTTCTTGGTTAATCAGAACTTGTTCGTTCATGTCCGGTAGGATTGCCTCGACTAGTTCTTGGAATTCGATTGACCCGTTTCGATTTGCATCGATGTTTGATAGTAGGTTATGGATCTGGTCGCCGGTGGGTTTTAGGCCGAGAGAACGGAGGAGGGCGGCGAGTTCGAGATGGGTTAGACTGCCGTCGGAATCCATGTCGAATCGGGCGAAAATGTCTTTTAGTTGGTTGATTTGGTCTGATTGGAGATTGTTGTTCATGGTGGAGAAGAAGGGAAATTGAAGGAGGAGAGAGAAATGGATGAACAGGGGAAAGGAGGAATTGAGGATTGGAGAAGACAGTAGGGGAAAGAGAAATAGATGTTTCTTTGAACATTCAAAACATTGACTTTACTTTAGCTTGGtttattaaagatttgttttttcaaaattacaaaaattgtACAATGTctactataattttatttactatcctatttttttttaaatcaatttgtGAGGAACAtcgttatattatattttatatatacttttaatatttaaatagagaaaaattgTCGAATTTTTAATACGTAATTGTTTGATTGTATCGTTCATAATGTTTTTATTACGACATTTTATGAAAATCGTTTTGGAAAGTCGGTGATAGGGATGTTCAACCGGTCGGTTAACCAGTTAAACGGTTTCGATTAAGTctgattttatcttttattttacaaaccggttaacTAACCAATATTGGTATCAATTTTACCGGTTTTGAAACCATTAGTTCTAGTCAGTATCGGTCGATTAACCgtgaaccgataattcaattttttaaactaagtattaaatttattaaataattttttaaaaatccttATTTTGTTTGCGTCGTACTTTTATGTTATTCtctattttatatagatatatttagaaatattttataatatattatattattctaacaatataatatatttttaaaaaaatattcatttttaaactaatagccatataaattaatttttttaaacaattttatacaaattataatttaaaattaaatattatttataatatatataatatttacaaaaataactaatataaatattaaattattatgggTTAAACTgctagaaaaaatataatttaaccgAGAATCGAACCGTTTAAAAGGTAAAAAACGGGTTAACTAGAACCGTTAGAACCGATTAACCAATAAATCAGTAAAATAAAACTGGAAAACTATCAGTTCAGTTGCGTTATTAGTTTGCCGATTTTTTTGTACAGCCCTAGTCGGTAAGGTCGATTTGAGAATTATTTGCTATTATTGAGGATTTACGAGTTTGATAACCGGTTAACTAATTTgtattcttttcttattttaatgttttgtgaCTTGTTTTTAATGTCATGttttatgattgtgtttaaactattatttatatttttaatatacctaaatcatttaaaaaatattaaaaaaattatattattttaaataaaataaatttaaaattttaataaaatttaaagaataaataaatatatttgtgatataatatatttaattttatatataaatatttgggaACAAAATCTGGATAAGATCAGAATCATGAATTAGACTATCCACAGCAGAgtatcaaattttttcatttaatactcTGCCACGTCAACTTAACACTTATTTTAACACTCACTTTTTAGCATATCCTACATCAGAGTGTTATTCaaggtatcaaaattactttttcactttctctcactttcacatcatttatacataatttcattttttttaaccatgGGTAATTCATCATGTTTTGGTTCAAAGGTTGTATATTTGAGTTTTGAGcttgatttgagaaataatttgGAAAGAAGTTGTAGTTTTGTGAAGGAtccatgaaagagtttgaagatttcaaaagaaaggtgatacaaacaagaatgataatatggtggaaaattccaaatttttttttgtgtccaaatgacacaaactaagtctctatttatagatctcgaaaaataaaaaataatatatatatatttttgatcaattattatgcaaaagcgtatttaaaaaagaaaacaaaaacaaaaagtaaCCACCAGCGCTGCCACTTGGCACGCTGTGATTGGGCACATCAAATTTGGTCCTgtatcaaaatttgatacccatattttaacacttaattttgatattctGCTGCaccatttaatattattttaacactcaTTTGATACCTTATTTGACACCCTGCTGTGGATAGTCTTAGGATAgtgacacaaatatcatctcgGATCCATCATAATCAAATCGAGAAAAAATAGTCACTAACGAGATCGAAAACCACTTACCAGTTAAAATTGTCATTCCTAGTTACAATTAAGTACAATTAAGAAAAAAAGCTTTTTCAATTTTATCCTTCATTTATCTaaaatcattttgttttgtttgattgaattttttttttaaatcatttgtataaattataatatattaaatgttacTCTACAATCAATActagaatatttaataataaaaattcagcTTTTTACAACTATATTCTATTatagtataaattattaactattttattttatttatattttttaatataaaaaattaatattatacctATTATCATAACATTTTTTCACTAATTcaaaacgttttaaataaaaatcaaactcgTTACATTTACTTTCTTAGGGACGTAactctttctttttattaatatacaaatttatatttcaatttttttaactaatattattagaaaattcaaaataacacTTATAATCTTATCAAGTTTTATCAAAGTCTTACTATTGGATTGAGTAGaagaatatatgtttattttgatTCTTATATTGAATCCTGTCTATATTCAAATGAAATACAAAAGAATTAGATGGTGTTCCTGAATTAAAGATTTGTTACCTAAGATAAGTCTAACTTATTCTTAATACTTTATAGCTtgatatcattaatttattttataactctCATAATGTTTTTTCATAAACTCACATTTCATTAAtgtcttttgttctttcatacACCTTTCTACAAGATAAATTTCTATATCATTTATCTTTCATCTTTCATTAcatttgaacaatttttttcctttaaattaATACTTTCTTAGATTTCACTTTTACCACCTGATACCACAATATTGCCAACATCTTAATATCATCCCTATCAAATTTtatgaagaaggaagaaaataaatatcaattataaaatttgattttaactgTAAAAATCAATGTCGAATGTGAAAGTCGAGAAAATAAATATCGACGGTAAAATTTAATGCGACGACAAAAGTCGATAGCAAATGCAAAAGTTAAGAAAATAATACCAATAGTAAACGTTGATGTCAAATATAAAAGTACAAAATAATACCAACTATAAAATTAGatacttaatttaaattcaatgtAGACAATGAGTTCTTCGTTTGTACCACGTTATCACTTAGTTTATCTAACTTTTTTAATCATCaaatatatatctattaatCAGTAACTATTAAAAGCTTCTTAAGTTGGTTAGAGAGTTCAAACGTTAGTCTTTTAGTGCTCATGGCTTATGGTCTTTGTTTTTTCTATCTAAAAGACAGGAGTACCCGTTTTGAGTAAAAAGTAAGTgtcttttatgattttttttttctgtcatTTTTTTGTTTCGATAtgtgtaataatttatttaatattttcaaacaaaaatacaaaatttaaataaaatttattaattaactgaTACCATCAACAAAATGTGTTTCAAATTATAGTGAAGGTCCTCCACTATCCAATTTGTCTAGTCACATTGTTCTCTCTCACCAAGTAGGGATagtaagataattttattttgaaaaaaatactttaatgtGTTACATGTGAGATGTAAGTATGACAATTTAAAATTGCCCTACGAAAACTGAATTGAATTACTCTGTTTGGAACGGTTTTTCTCCGAAATCGAACAGGGATGAGACGatgatggtatttgtgtcccccgctcTGCCCCGCCCCAATCTCATCCCGATTCTGTCCcgaacattataaatataattaaatatattaaatcacccattaatatatttatttattcactatatttaatttataaaagcactaagtttatttctttataataatataaaattttaatatattatattaaaaaattcgtttatataattttattgtataattttttttaaaatattttattaacgatATTCCGCGGAATTCTCTGAAACCGAACAAAACCGATTGAGAcgagaataatattaaaataatttctaaaataaaaacagaACGAGAAT
This genomic interval from Impatiens glandulifera unplaced genomic scaffold, dImpGla2.1, whole genome shotgun sequence contains the following:
- the LOC124917244 gene encoding probable calcium-binding protein CML16; the protein is MNNNLQSDQINQLKDIFARFDMDSDGSLTHLELAALLRSLGLKPTGDQIHNLLSNIDANRNGSIEFQELVEAILPDMNEQVLINQEQLMEVFRSFDRDGNGQITAVELAGQMAKMGHPLTFKELTEMMTEADVNGDGVISFNEFANIMGRSAGDFLGLIVN